The Akkermansia sp. N21116 genome includes a region encoding these proteins:
- a CDS encoding ComEC/Rec2 family competence protein yields MSIPTNLEAFRKTVLTRPLLFAALALVTGIMAGNGSRGWIAAGLLISFFPIAVSQWRLAILCLLCVLAGCLRMDSLQRQSAMSFTSRLNNPDTITSVTGSITRIYTSTAWLETDDNHEKLEIRFPETSSPSIGEHWTFRGMAIPIDPPRTPGAFDRRSWLLSNGIACRFNAFEGSLSGKGHFKSRLLALSEKCRHAVAGILSEHGARKDIPTQIMISVLLGDKTSLPNDVMDDFRTSGSLHIFAVSGLHVGLAAAILFFFLYLLPIHPIKAKALSLILLAVYVFITGMPTSAVRAYIMIAFFVLGMCLRRETHPLNTLALAAIVILCVDPRQLFTPGFQLSFLIFGAIVLTAGLENRLRPWWNPDPFIPPRIYSATERFLVRQERNTRLILAVSFACWLVSIPITAVHFGTFNLYSTLANLLMAPFLAPLMGFSILSILMHWLPMASALFNACARVPAAILLSVSQWIAGQPNALMPWTNGASPSEAIVLALPGQAYCIALGNPGILINCGNEYAARQIVTPALRTCGFLPRYLILTQASLPLTGGRQALLQQWPDIQQLDISRMTDTKPVILRHKRSGCFTIYPAHKTFSTGIAADNTPTILWENHGKRLLFIGDAPMSSLLMLPEHSIHADVILIGRNRHDPIDAPEWILRTGARDIVCLGEREPAFDQLPNSVRIHHLTSHNTLIINMNHNSPSVTPWRNNELGHEIFPPSTAGLYSLTTEP; encoded by the coding sequence GTGAGCATTCCTACAAACCTTGAAGCATTCAGGAAGACCGTTCTGACAAGGCCTCTCCTGTTTGCCGCCTTGGCGCTAGTTACGGGAATTATGGCCGGAAACGGTTCCCGGGGATGGATTGCCGCAGGCCTCCTGATTTCCTTTTTTCCCATAGCAGTCAGCCAATGGAGGCTCGCCATCCTCTGTCTTCTCTGCGTCCTTGCCGGATGTCTGCGGATGGACAGTCTTCAGAGGCAATCGGCCATGTCGTTCACATCCCGCCTGAACAATCCGGATACCATTACCTCAGTCACAGGATCCATTACAAGAATCTACACCTCGACAGCATGGCTGGAAACCGATGACAACCATGAAAAGCTGGAAATCCGTTTCCCGGAAACATCTTCCCCATCCATCGGAGAACACTGGACCTTCCGGGGCATGGCTATTCCTATTGATCCTCCCCGTACTCCGGGAGCCTTCGACCGCCGCTCCTGGCTGCTCAGCAATGGAATCGCTTGCCGGTTCAACGCCTTCGAAGGAAGTCTGTCCGGAAAAGGACATTTCAAAAGCCGGCTACTGGCCCTCTCCGAAAAATGCCGCCATGCCGTTGCCGGCATTCTATCCGAACACGGAGCCAGGAAAGACATCCCGACGCAAATTATGATTTCGGTGCTCCTCGGGGATAAAACATCACTTCCGAACGATGTCATGGACGACTTCCGCACCAGTGGCAGCCTCCATATTTTCGCAGTCAGCGGACTCCATGTCGGCCTGGCCGCCGCCATCCTCTTCTTCTTTCTCTACCTCCTGCCCATTCACCCGATCAAAGCCAAAGCCCTCTCTCTGATTTTGCTGGCCGTGTACGTATTCATCACCGGCATGCCAACCTCCGCCGTCCGCGCCTACATCATGATTGCCTTTTTCGTGCTGGGAATGTGTCTCCGCAGGGAAACCCATCCACTCAACACCCTGGCCCTGGCAGCCATCGTCATCCTGTGCGTAGATCCACGGCAATTATTCACCCCCGGATTCCAGCTTTCCTTTCTGATTTTCGGAGCTATTGTCCTGACTGCCGGACTGGAAAACCGCTTACGGCCCTGGTGGAATCCCGATCCCTTCATCCCTCCCAGAATCTACTCCGCCACAGAACGATTCCTCGTCCGCCAGGAACGCAACACAAGATTGATTCTGGCGGTTTCCTTTGCCTGCTGGCTGGTTTCCATTCCCATTACTGCCGTTCACTTCGGAACGTTCAACTTGTATTCTACGCTAGCCAATCTCCTCATGGCGCCGTTCCTCGCTCCCTTGATGGGATTCAGCATATTAAGCATCCTCATGCACTGGCTCCCCATGGCCTCAGCACTATTCAACGCCTGCGCCCGCGTCCCTGCCGCCATTCTGCTCTCCGTCTCGCAATGGATTGCCGGCCAACCCAATGCCCTTATGCCCTGGACGAACGGAGCCTCTCCCTCCGAAGCCATCGTCCTGGCTCTGCCGGGACAAGCGTATTGCATCGCCCTAGGCAACCCCGGAATTCTCATCAATTGCGGCAACGAATACGCCGCCCGACAAATCGTCACTCCGGCTCTCAGAACCTGCGGTTTCCTGCCCCGTTACCTGATATTGACACAGGCCTCACTTCCTCTGACCGGAGGCAGACAAGCCCTGTTGCAACAGTGGCCGGACATCCAACAGCTGGATATCTCCCGCATGACAGACACAAAACCGGTCATCCTCCGGCACAAACGCTCCGGATGTTTCACCATTTATCCGGCCCATAAAACCTTCTCCACCGGGATCGCCGCAGACAATACTCCGACCATCCTGTGGGAAAACCACGGGAAACGTCTTCTTTTCATTGGAGATGCCCCCATGAGCAGCCTTCTCATGCTGCCGGAACACTCCATCCACGCGGATGTTATCCTTATCGGTCGCAACCGTCACGATCCTATAGACGCCCCCGAATGGATACTCCGAACCGGAGCCAGGGATATCGTTTGCCTTGGGGAACGGGAACCGGCATTCGACCAGCTTCCCAACTCCGTCAGAATCCATCACCTCACATCACACAATACACTAATAATAAATATGAATCATAATTCTCCATCCGTTACCCCATGGCGAAATAACGAGTTGGGACATGAAATTTTCCCACCTTCAACGGCAGGCCTTTACTCTCTTACAACCGAACCGTAA